A single genomic interval of Spirosoma linguale DSM 74 harbors:
- a CDS encoding PKD domain containing protein (PFAM: PKD domain containing protein), which translates to MKTSFPISFVILCIITVACHKDVQPRPTADFTYSVYSSSNVEKVFQFTNTSKNADRYQWLTPTGLASSDKDIKVRVTENARINVSLTAKNDVGEDTKTESIDVAGLATTGNFIFFTSVPDKGDISIYVNSILQGKITKYYSSGSPSCGEQGSVTVTLPPATYPYTAKSEGLFPYNWSGTFTVVRGSCNSIRLTK; encoded by the coding sequence ATGAAAACTAGTTTTCCCATTTCCTTTGTGATTCTATGCATTATTACTGTAGCGTGTCATAAAGATGTACAACCTCGTCCAACGGCTGATTTTACATATAGTGTTTATAGTAGCTCCAATGTTGAAAAGGTATTTCAATTTACTAACACCTCTAAAAATGCTGATAGATACCAATGGTTAACGCCTACAGGTCTTGCCAGTTCAGATAAGGATATTAAAGTTAGAGTTACAGAAAACGCACGTATAAACGTTTCTTTGACTGCTAAAAATGATGTTGGAGAAGACACTAAAACAGAAAGCATAGATGTAGCTGGTTTAGCGACTACAGGAAATTTTATATTCTTTACCAGTGTCCCAGATAAGGGAGATATAAGTATCTACGTAAATAGCATATTGCAGGGAAAAATTACCAAGTACTATTCTAGTGGATCGCCTTCATGTGGCGAACAAGGGTCTGTAACTGTGACATTACCACCTGCTACTTATCCTTATACTGCAAAATCAGAAGGTTTATTCCCTTATAATTGGTCTGGTACGTTTACTGTAGTTCGTGGTAGTTGTAATAGTATTAGATTAACAAAATAG
- a CDS encoding hypothetical protein (KEGG: hypothetical protein), producing MRTHEIEQQEAELKAKLEELAAQKAQQEENEKAERLDQIAGYEEQANIYRQQAVKALSDDDKQRLYRYADDAETQANELRKELGLITPEQVDKTEEKDNKVRGLLTHLLRKSQFCFLAYLIGDFASAQIEAGFFSFALKSTASVLFMVSVVLGGSWLAYSAFSPFLGKYFTSELQSDFRQAGPLARLFLVLGILASFLFVLATLADVH from the coding sequence ATGAGAACGCACGAAATTGAACAGCAGGAAGCAGAGCTTAAAGCGAAACTTGAAGAGCTTGCAGCCCAAAAAGCACAGCAGGAAGAGAATGAAAAGGCCGAACGTTTAGACCAAATTGCAGGCTACGAAGAACAGGCCAACATTTACCGACAGCAGGCAGTAAAGGCACTCAGCGACGACGACAAACAACGTCTATACAGATACGCTGACGATGCCGAAACGCAGGCCAACGAGCTACGCAAAGAGCTTGGTTTGATTACTCCCGAACAGGTTGATAAGACAGAAGAGAAGGATAATAAAGTACGTGGGTTACTTACTCACCTGCTACGAAAGTCCCAATTCTGCTTCCTTGCGTACTTAATCGGAGACTTTGCCAGCGCACAAATTGAGGCCGGTTTTTTCTCATTCGCGCTCAAGTCTACCGCTTCTGTACTGTTTATGGTGTCGGTGGTTTTGGGCGGTTCGTGGTTGGCGTATTCCGCTTTTTCTCCCTTCCTGGGAAAATACTTTACCAGCGAATTACAAAGCGATTTTAGGCAAGCCGGGCCGTTGGCTAGGCTGTTTCTAGTACTTGGTATTTTGGCTTCCTTCCTGTTTGTTTTGGCTACACTCGCAGATGTCCACTAA
- a CDS encoding conserved hypothetical protein (KEGG: vha:VIBHAR_01395 hypothetical protein), with amino-acid sequence MKLAILSLLFCLSTLCFGSPSLAPKLLVFESKVPAPYRASFIAQVNETSFRLGIKPDWLMVVMCFETAGTFKANVKNKYSGATGLIQFIPSTAKRLGTTVNQLGRMSAVEQLAYVEKYFEPYAGQMRSVYDCYIVVFAPAFLGHPDEQVLYSANGPTSLDRKRYRYNRILDANRDGLITVADVKKQIRSFVPTNV; translated from the coding sequence ATGAAACTTGCAATTCTATCCTTACTATTTTGCCTATCAACTCTCTGTTTTGGATCTCCCTCACTCGCTCCAAAGTTGTTGGTATTTGAAAGCAAAGTGCCTGCTCCCTACCGGGCTTCCTTCATTGCTCAAGTCAACGAAACTTCCTTCCGTCTCGGCATAAAACCCGATTGGTTAATGGTTGTGATGTGTTTCGAGACAGCCGGAACCTTTAAGGCCAACGTCAAAAACAAGTACTCAGGCGCAACCGGACTTATTCAGTTTATTCCCAGTACGGCCAAACGTCTAGGTACTACCGTTAATCAGCTTGGCCGGATGTCAGCAGTCGAACAGCTTGCTTACGTCGAAAAGTATTTTGAACCCTATGCCGGGCAAATGCGGAGTGTCTATGATTGTTATATCGTTGTTTTCGCTCCGGCATTCCTGGGACATCCTGACGAACAGGTTTTATATAGTGCCAACGGTCCAACCTCACTAGACCGTAAACGATACCGATATAACAGGATACTAGACGCAAATCGGGACGGTCTTATAACGGTTGCCGATGTAAAAAAGCAGATACGTTCGTTTGTACCTACTAATGTTTAA
- a CDS encoding hypothetical protein (KEGG: hch:HCH_03670 EF hand domain-containing protein) yields MAIAYESRVPATYRTAFVEKVKQIASRLGINPDWLMIVMKFETAGTFSPSIQNAGSKAVGLIQFIESTATDLGTTPAKLRAMTAVQQLDYVEKYLTRYKAKFANVYDVYLAVFAPAFLGKPDSQIVYSKSSTSALGKQRYELNKALDTNKDGNITIWEIKQVLKTHIPLDTDSGVSPENKVLPFLAIVFLSFFVFNSSKNV; encoded by the coding sequence ATGGCAATTGCATACGAAAGCAGAGTACCTGCTACCTATAGGACCGCGTTTGTTGAGAAGGTAAAACAAATAGCGTCTCGACTCGGAATAAACCCCGATTGGCTAATGATTGTGATGAAGTTCGAGACAGCCGGGACATTCTCACCATCTATTCAGAATGCCGGTTCTAAAGCCGTTGGGTTAATTCAATTTATCGAATCGACCGCTACCGATCTCGGCACAACTCCGGCCAAACTTAGGGCAATGACAGCCGTTCAACAATTAGACTATGTTGAAAAATACCTAACCAGGTATAAGGCCAAATTTGCCAACGTGTATGATGTGTACTTAGCGGTTTTTGCTCCTGCATTCCTGGGTAAACCCGACTCCCAAATTGTTTACTCTAAATCGTCAACCAGCGCACTAGGGAAGCAACGGTACGAGTTAAACAAGGCACTCGACACAAATAAAGATGGTAACATTACTATCTGGGAAATTAAGCAGGTTCTAAAAACTCATATTCCGCTTGATACTGATTCGGGCGTAAGTCCTGAAAATAAAGTACTGCCTTTTCTGGCAATCGTTTTTCTTTCTTTCTTCGTTTTTAACTCCTCAAAAAATGTCTAA
- a CDS encoding hypothetical protein (KEGG: GL13148 gene product from transcript GL13148- RA), with product MATPQIGYLGRTGPTFIDDSTVPGKKIVLQGQTINGITGLFAKKPEYAAALGLVQSEYSLGPYSDNQRIGDIGPFKQPASGTAFDGFDTNVAAMVSASTIPGQGSTTTSTTSTSSSNSTDTSSSTDLTITQKAATVGEQIQTFLSNYWWVLLILGLLLLWNPIIAPALGMGKKKKRSYR from the coding sequence ATGGCAACCCCTCAGATTGGTTATTTGGGCCGAACAGGTCCGACATTCATTGATGATTCTACCGTACCCGGTAAAAAAATCGTTCTTCAAGGCCAAACGATCAACGGAATTACCGGCCTGTTTGCGAAAAAACCTGAATACGCTGCCGCGCTCGGACTGGTTCAAAGTGAATACTCGCTTGGTCCCTACTCGGACAATCAGCGCATCGGAGACATTGGGCCTTTCAAACAGCCTGCAAGCGGTACAGCATTTGACGGATTTGATACGAACGTTGCCGCAATGGTGAGCGCTTCGACAATTCCCGGACAAGGCAGCACCACCACCAGCACCACCAGCACCAGCAGCAGCAACAGCACCGACACCAGCAGCAGCACTGATCTAACGATCACACAGAAGGCTGCAACGGTGGGTGAACAGATTCAAACCTTCCTGTCAAATTACTGGTGGGTTCTGTTAATCCTGGGTCTGCTCCTGCTCTGGAATCCTATCATTGCCCCTGCTCTGGGTATGGGCAAAAAGAAAAAGCGTTCGTATCGGTAG
- a CDS encoding hypothetical protein (KEGG: bba:Bd0961 desiccation-related protein): MNKKGFILIAAIALIALWILYKVNTAQRLNYDLGLPKEISVKSGALTFILPVVVSNNSSGSINVKSADFDVLTSGNVIGRAEIRSPITIAPKGRTVMPVVVTISALYGLSSLGSVLTALQAGKINLTLDGLLYAELFQIPLKESFELQSDIIKNFAKIF; the protein is encoded by the coding sequence ATGAATAAAAAAGGCTTCATACTCATTGCAGCAATTGCACTCATTGCCCTATGGATTCTTTACAAGGTGAATACGGCTCAACGGCTGAATTATGATCTCGGATTACCAAAAGAGATTTCCGTAAAATCCGGTGCATTGACCTTCATTCTGCCGGTGGTTGTCTCCAATAACAGTTCTGGCAGCATTAACGTCAAATCAGCAGACTTCGATGTGCTGACATCGGGGAATGTAATTGGCCGGGCTGAAATACGCTCACCGATTACAATTGCGCCCAAAGGCCGTACCGTAATGCCGGTGGTTGTGACGATCTCCGCTTTATACGGTCTCTCTTCGCTTGGATCGGTTTTAACGGCATTGCAGGCCGGTAAAATCAATCTTACCCTGGATGGTCTCCTGTATGCCGAACTGTTTCAAATCCCTTTAAAGGAATCCTTTGAATTGCAGTCGGACATCATTAAAAACTTTGCCAAAATCTTCTAA
- a CDS encoding hypothetical protein (KEGG: hypothetical protein ; K10424 dynactin 2), translating to MADFYQRPTVSSRGNNPTSTESVTTTETSIAPAIDKTYKGFIDEGLTNYYNARQTSLNSRSGSSPRELDSDGFPVGTSASSKANTIAHEKDLAAAKATIQAVNTSLGSAKVTAINARLTFIKKRVNQLIQESGQTSVSSTWDDQEFQTYMTAWKAASTLIPGGIILASIATLFTSVMSADEKKQIIARKTAFYTTALDGYTKDVQQLNSLKESLNLGTVNQAPTSSTTVYWIAGIGFLFLLFLYLKKRKRRKKR from the coding sequence ATGGCCGATTTTTACCAAAGACCTACCGTCAGCAGCCGGGGAAACAACCCAACAAGTACGGAATCTGTCACAACAACAGAAACCAGTATTGCACCTGCTATTGATAAAACCTACAAAGGCTTTATAGATGAAGGTTTGACCAATTACTACAACGCTCGGCAAACAAGCCTTAACTCCCGTTCTGGTAGCAGCCCAAGAGAGTTAGATAGTGATGGTTTCCCGGTGGGTACGTCTGCAAGCTCAAAGGCGAATACCATAGCTCACGAGAAGGATTTAGCAGCAGCAAAGGCAACGATTCAGGCCGTCAATACATCGCTAGGGAGTGCAAAGGTTACGGCAATAAATGCCCGGTTGACTTTCATCAAAAAGCGGGTAAACCAGCTTATTCAGGAATCCGGCCAAACCTCAGTTAGTTCGACCTGGGACGATCAGGAATTCCAAACCTACATGACAGCATGGAAGGCAGCTAGTACACTAATACCGGGCGGGATAATCCTTGCATCGATAGCTACGCTGTTTACTTCGGTAATGTCAGCAGACGAGAAAAAGCAAATAATTGCTCGTAAGACGGCCTTCTATACAACGGCCTTAGACGGCTACACGAAGGACGTTCAACAGCTTAACAGCCTGAAAGAATCGCTTAACCTGGGTACTGTCAACCAAGCGCCTACGAGTTCTACGACTGTGTACTGGATTGCCGGAATAGGCTTCCTTTTTCTGCTCTTTCTGTATCTGAAAAAACGCAAACGAAGGAAAAAACGATGA
- a CDS encoding hypothetical protein (KEGG: hypothetical protein) — MDELYSERREELLKLISRKISYKEKLVERQNNEFTEQLNKQITTVENEVNTLLSFVLCFDKVIELMTNEAERTSEELYKANRLNAILSQLLNAQTERAQVWSDTAFTLHDHILTSPKVCLPN, encoded by the coding sequence ATGGATGAATTATACAGTGAACGAAGAGAAGAACTACTTAAGCTGATAAGCAGGAAAATCTCTTACAAAGAGAAGTTGGTAGAACGTCAAAACAACGAGTTCACCGAACAACTCAATAAGCAAATAACCACCGTAGAAAACGAAGTGAATACTCTGCTCAGTTTCGTGTTATGCTTTGATAAGGTTATCGAACTTATGACCAACGAAGCAGAACGGACTAGCGAAGAACTATACAAAGCGAACAGACTTAACGCTATCCTTTCGCAACTGCTTAACGCCCAAACAGAACGCGCTCAGGTATGGAGCGACACTGCCTTTACCCTACACGATCACATCTTAACCAGCCCTAAAGTATGCCTACCGAATTAA
- a CDS encoding hypothetical protein (KEGG: aeh:Mlg_1198 hypothetical protein), whose product MARLLIALLLVSLVAPAFRPALPSTDRVKPGTPASVAAEPVKLSWEVLRDVTFKKKWYAEESVYMLYPTFGQGIQKLNGKVVDLTGYVLPVDLESNIYVLSAFPYSACFFCGGAGPESVVSLKFKKSGKKFKTDERRTFRGTLKLNADNIYELNYILADAEMLDQ is encoded by the coding sequence ATGGCGCGTTTACTAATTGCTTTATTACTTGTATCGCTTGTGGCCCCGGCTTTCCGTCCGGCACTGCCCTCTACAGACCGGGTTAAGCCAGGTACTCCAGCTTCGGTGGCTGCCGAACCGGTAAAACTTTCGTGGGAAGTTCTCCGCGATGTTACCTTTAAGAAAAAATGGTATGCCGAAGAATCTGTTTACATGCTTTATCCAACTTTTGGGCAGGGCATTCAGAAGCTAAATGGTAAAGTAGTTGATCTGACGGGTTATGTGTTACCCGTAGATCTGGAATCGAACATATACGTACTTTCCGCATTTCCGTATAGCGCCTGCTTCTTTTGTGGCGGTGCCGGACCTGAATCGGTTGTGTCGCTGAAATTCAAAAAATCGGGTAAGAAATTTAAAACGGATGAGCGCCGTACTTTCCGCGGAACGCTCAAACTAAATGCCGATAATATTTACGAGCTGAATTACATTTTGGCTGATGCCGAAATGCTTGATCAATAA
- a CDS encoding histidine kinase (KEGG: lch:Lcho_0902 PAS/PAC sensor signal transduction histidine kinase~PFAM: histidine kinase dimerisation and phosphoacceptor region; ATP-binding region ATPase domain protein~SMART: ATP-binding region ATPase domain protein), which produces MSDTRIDNTKDGSVIPVRFTRLYLTLLIILAVLLTVGQGLTQWRLRAVQDELWVIRYAALQRHQSQQIVKQVLQIADPGEKEKFSENVAALRQVFPVFERYHIQMRRGEADYPRVSIQNSDTVQRLYEGIRPEFEAFRKSAHQLMRLQDFEAVRQPEIQASIKLILANEKPFLEEIDHIVREYNGELRAKLTTLQSIELYLYIFTVVVLIGIGFLIFRPAAKKLRQTFAQLIEAESQTTAANKKLMNANRSLKETRQKLFEATKLQYQKEIDEQKLRTSYLIAGQEEERKRLSRELHDGLGQMLTAIKLQIEGLEASLSRTTPTDPVGAAPHSKNLKTLKTLVTQTIQETRTISNNLMPSVLSDFGVIPAIKMIAEQDRSESLDVTFETNFTPDMSRLNKNVEIMLYRVTQEAVSNAIRHGKPSHIHIELNDRGTTLQLVIADNGQGFKIPRKTPENGQSSIKKSEINDDTSTVLELRPPSQGLQNIQERTKLLNGKFKLQSVLGKGTKIQISIPYKTHFAPHDTY; this is translated from the coding sequence GTGTCTGACACTCGCATCGATAACACAAAAGACGGCTCGGTAATTCCCGTTCGGTTTACCCGCTTGTACTTAACGTTGCTCATTATTCTTGCTGTTTTATTGACAGTAGGGCAGGGGCTCACACAATGGCGACTTCGAGCCGTGCAGGATGAACTATGGGTAATCCGGTATGCCGCCTTGCAACGCCACCAAAGCCAACAGATTGTCAAACAAGTACTGCAAATTGCAGACCCAGGAGAAAAAGAAAAGTTTTCCGAAAATGTAGCCGCCTTAAGGCAGGTATTTCCTGTTTTTGAGCGGTATCACATACAAATGCGTCGCGGTGAGGCTGATTATCCGAGGGTATCGATACAAAACTCCGATACGGTGCAGCGGCTATATGAGGGTATACGCCCGGAGTTTGAGGCATTTCGCAAAAGTGCTCATCAGCTAATGCGTTTGCAGGATTTTGAAGCGGTAAGGCAGCCCGAGATTCAGGCGAGCATTAAATTAATTCTTGCGAATGAAAAACCATTTCTGGAGGAGATAGACCATATCGTGCGCGAATATAATGGTGAGCTAAGGGCTAAATTAACAACGCTTCAGTCCATAGAGTTGTATTTATACATATTCACCGTTGTTGTGCTAATCGGAATAGGTTTTCTGATTTTTAGACCCGCTGCCAAAAAGCTTCGACAGACATTTGCTCAACTTATTGAAGCTGAAAGCCAGACAACTGCTGCGAATAAAAAATTGATGAACGCTAATCGGTCTCTTAAAGAGACTCGTCAAAAATTATTTGAGGCTACAAAATTGCAGTACCAGAAAGAAATTGATGAACAGAAACTTCGGACCTCCTATCTGATTGCCGGGCAGGAAGAGGAACGTAAACGCCTGTCTCGCGAGCTGCACGATGGACTAGGACAGATGCTTACTGCTATCAAGCTGCAGATCGAAGGACTTGAGGCCAGTTTATCCAGAACCACCCCTACAGACCCCGTAGGAGCAGCCCCCCATTCAAAAAATCTAAAGACACTAAAAACTTTAGTGACTCAAACGATTCAGGAAACGCGTACTATATCCAATAATCTCATGCCCAGCGTCTTAAGTGACTTTGGCGTGATACCGGCTATAAAGATGATAGCCGAACAGGATAGAAGCGAATCGCTGGATGTAACGTTCGAAACCAACTTTACACCTGATATGTCCCGGTTAAATAAAAATGTGGAAATTATGCTGTATCGGGTTACGCAGGAAGCTGTTAGTAACGCCATACGGCATGGTAAGCCATCCCATATCCACATTGAACTGAACGACCGCGGAACAACCCTGCAACTGGTTATTGCAGACAACGGGCAAGGGTTTAAAATTCCGCGAAAAACCCCCGAAAATGGACAATCATCAATTAAAAAATCAGAAATAAATGATGATACTTCCACAGTTTTAGAACTACGACCCCCCTCGCAAGGTTTACAAAATATACAGGAACGAACAAAACTGCTTAACGGCAAATTCAAACTTCAATCTGTACTTGGAAAAGGTACCAAGATACAGATAAGTATCCCTTATAAAACGCATTTTGCGCCCCATGACACCTACTAG
- a CDS encoding two component transcriptional regulator, LuxR family (PFAM: response regulator receiver; regulatory protein LuxR; Sigma-70 region 4 type 2~SMART: response regulator receiver; regulatory protein LuxR~KEGG: bpl:BURPS1106A_A3133 LuxR family DNA-binding response regulator): MLVDDHSIVRDGIRLLLEQADGLEIIDEANDGEEVLDKLKVLQPDPSLLPDLILMDISLPGMSGIQTTQVISRLYKNVRVLMLSMHNNEDYILRSVEAGAYGYILKDSSSDEMIKAIRTIASGEKYYSSPVASIILSGYMQQLKKGDRHGRAERQSKLSNKEKEILQFLVDGMSSREIAEKLQLSVRTVDNHRANMMRRLQVRNAAELVRMAVEDKLI; this comes from the coding sequence ATGTTGGTGGACGATCACTCAATCGTTCGTGATGGCATTCGACTACTGCTCGAACAAGCCGATGGATTAGAAATTATTGATGAAGCTAATGATGGCGAAGAAGTACTCGATAAGCTGAAGGTGCTTCAGCCTGACCCGAGCCTTCTGCCAGATTTGATTCTGATGGATATATCCTTGCCTGGTATGTCGGGTATTCAAACGACCCAGGTGATTAGTCGGCTGTATAAGAATGTTCGGGTGCTTATGCTGTCAATGCATAACAATGAGGATTATATCTTGCGCTCGGTTGAGGCCGGTGCTTATGGTTACATTCTGAAAGATTCATCGTCCGATGAAATGATAAAAGCCATCCGCACCATTGCTTCTGGCGAAAAATACTATAGTTCTCCGGTAGCGTCTATCATTTTGAGTGGTTATATGCAGCAACTCAAGAAGGGAGACCGCCACGGTCGGGCTGAGCGGCAGTCCAAACTGTCGAATAAAGAGAAAGAGATTCTTCAGTTTTTGGTTGATGGCATGAGCAGCCGCGAAATTGCCGAAAAACTTCAACTCAGTGTTCGGACGGTAGATAACCATAGAGCCAATATGATGCGCCGATTACAAGTTCGTAATGCTGCTGAATTGGTCAGAATGGCAGTTGAAGACAAGCTGATTTAA
- a CDS encoding Peroxidase (PFAM: alkyl hydroperoxide reductase/ Thiol specific antioxidant/ Mal allergen; Peroxiredoxin-like; Redoxin domain protein~KEGG: rpi:Rpic_0704 peroxidase), with translation MSLRLGDIAPDFEADTTQGHIHFHEWLGNSWGMLFSHPADFTPVCTTELGRTALLKDEFGKRNVKVIAVSVDDLESHNRWTPDIKDVTGSEVNFPIIADPDRVVATLYDMIHPNASEKATVRSVFVIGPDKKIKLTLTYPASTGRNFNELIRVIDSLQLTADYQVATPADWQEGDDVIVTPAVTNDQLEAKFPKGVTFVKPYLRTTPQPNK, from the coding sequence ATGTCACTTCGCTTAGGGGATATTGCTCCCGATTTTGAGGCCGATACAACACAGGGCCACATCCATTTTCATGAATGGTTAGGTAACTCCTGGGGTATGTTGTTTTCACACCCTGCCGATTTCACACCTGTCTGTACTACTGAGTTAGGCAGAACTGCATTACTGAAGGATGAGTTTGGCAAGCGTAATGTAAAAGTGATTGCGGTATCAGTTGATGATCTGGAATCTCACAATCGCTGGACACCCGATATCAAAGATGTAACGGGTTCGGAGGTTAACTTCCCAATCATTGCCGATCCGGATCGTGTTGTCGCTACCTTGTATGATATGATTCATCCAAATGCCAGCGAAAAAGCAACTGTCCGCTCGGTATTTGTGATTGGACCGGACAAAAAAATTAAATTAACCCTAACTTATCCTGCTTCAACCGGACGCAACTTCAATGAGTTGATCCGGGTGATTGATTCGCTGCAGTTAACCGCAGATTATCAGGTAGCTACGCCTGCTGACTGGCAGGAGGGCGACGACGTGATTGTAACCCCAGCTGTTACAAATGATCAATTGGAAGCCAAATTTCCAAAAGGGGTTACGTTTGTGAAGCCTTACCTCCGTACTACACCTCAGCCAAATAAATAA
- a CDS encoding conserved hypothetical protein (KEGG: mxa:MXAN_0241 hypothetical protein), with protein sequence MAKQKNDNPEHTEGPVATAIEEQTAKLPSDLFLWAALGSMGVSLYLQSTNKRDRSLFVGQWAAPFLLLGLYNKLVKLEGHD encoded by the coding sequence ATGGCAAAGCAAAAAAACGACAATCCGGAACACACAGAAGGACCGGTTGCAACAGCTATTGAAGAGCAAACCGCCAAATTACCATCCGATCTATTTTTATGGGCGGCTTTAGGATCAATGGGCGTTTCGCTCTATTTACAGTCGACGAATAAGCGGGATCGAAGTTTATTTGTTGGACAATGGGCGGCCCCCTTTTTGTTGCTGGGTTTATACAACAAGCTGGTTAAACTGGAAGGTCACGATTAA
- a CDS encoding glycoside hydrolase family 25 (PFAM: glycoside hydrolase family 25~SMART: Glycoside hydrolase, family 25 subgroup~KEGG: ecz:ECS88_2244 putative membrane-bound hydrolase) yields the protein MKNRVLFNLIARRYGLWIAGILLVLITIWIVRWRRPESMDWQFIQAFGIRLPMRYGIHGIDVSRHNDRIDWARVRKMEAYGVRLQFVFIKATEGATLSDKHFKKNWREAKKSALRRGAYHFYHPTRDPLKQANNFIRNVDLSEGDFAPVVDFEVVNGQSDETIVNGLRVWLQTIEDHYQARPIIYTNGNLYRRYIKGNLDDYPLWIADYSASHLRSYNPDKLYLWQHNQSGLVQGIRGQVDFNVFVMDENRMSEICL from the coding sequence ATGAAAAATCGAGTTCTTTTCAATCTCATTGCTCGACGGTATGGCCTTTGGATTGCGGGAATTCTGTTGGTGTTAATCACAATTTGGATCGTCAGATGGCGTCGGCCCGAGAGCATGGACTGGCAATTTATTCAGGCGTTTGGTATTCGATTGCCCATGCGATACGGTATTCATGGTATCGATGTATCAAGGCATAACGACCGTATTGACTGGGCGAGGGTTCGAAAAATGGAAGCGTATGGCGTCCGGTTACAGTTTGTCTTTATAAAAGCAACCGAGGGAGCTACCCTGTCCGACAAGCATTTTAAAAAAAATTGGCGTGAAGCCAAAAAGTCGGCCCTCCGGCGGGGAGCCTACCATTTTTACCACCCTACCCGCGATCCGCTCAAACAAGCCAACAATTTTATTCGGAACGTAGACCTGAGCGAAGGCGATTTTGCGCCGGTTGTCGACTTTGAAGTAGTCAATGGACAGAGCGACGAAACAATCGTGAACGGGTTACGCGTGTGGCTCCAGACGATTGAGGATCATTATCAGGCTCGCCCAATCATTTACACCAACGGTAACCTGTATCGACGATACATCAAGGGTAATCTGGATGATTACCCCCTCTGGATCGCTGACTATTCGGCTAGTCATCTGCGCAGTTATAACCCGGACAAATTATACCTCTGGCAACATAATCAGAGTGGTCTGGTACAGGGTATTCGGGGGCAGGTTGATTTTAACGTCTTTGTTATGGATGAAAACCGGATGAGCGAGATATGCCTGTAA
- a CDS encoding Antibiotic biosynthesis monooxygenase (PFAM: Antibiotic biosynthesis monooxygenase~KEGG: pfs:PFLU0664 hypothetical protein), whose amino-acid sequence MPLLVFATITAKPGAADDLKLALHELVQEVRTEAACQLYELYQSTEHPERFIMHERWDDEAGLLAHSQMPHMKVFGDKAKDWLAGPAELTKVAV is encoded by the coding sequence ATGCCTCTTTTAGTATTTGCAACGATTACCGCCAAACCCGGTGCCGCAGACGATCTCAAACTTGCTCTGCATGAACTCGTTCAGGAAGTAAGGACGGAAGCTGCTTGTCAGCTTTATGAGTTGTATCAAAGCACAGAGCATCCAGAACGTTTTATCATGCACGAACGCTGGGATGACGAGGCTGGTCTGCTGGCGCATAGCCAGATGCCGCATATGAAGGTGTTCGGAGACAAAGCCAAAGACTGGCTGGCAGGACCAGCCGAGTTAACCAAAGTAGCTGTCTAG